A genome region from Mycolicibacterium litorale includes the following:
- a CDS encoding enoyl-CoA hydratase, with translation MIGVTRDGHVLTLEMQRAERRNALNGELVDGLREAIEKAATEDVRAIVLTGQGHVFSSGADLSGGQGVADELPDKARALNFAIDRAPVPVIAAVNGPAIGAGVILSMICDLRVVAPEAYFQFPVAKYGIALDNWSIRRLTSLVGAGRARGMLLAAERLTSEVALQTGMANRIGTLDDAQAWAQEIAGFAPLALQHAKRVLNDDGAYEDPWPAHQELFDRAWASQDIIEAQVARIEKRPPRFKGA, from the coding sequence ATGATTGGTGTCACACGCGACGGCCATGTGCTCACCCTGGAGATGCAGCGGGCCGAGCGCCGCAACGCGCTCAACGGCGAACTCGTCGACGGGCTGCGCGAGGCGATCGAGAAGGCCGCCACCGAGGACGTCCGCGCGATCGTCCTGACCGGTCAGGGCCACGTGTTCAGCTCGGGGGCCGACCTGTCCGGCGGCCAGGGCGTCGCCGACGAACTGCCCGACAAGGCCAGGGCGCTGAACTTCGCGATCGACCGGGCGCCGGTCCCGGTGATAGCCGCGGTCAACGGCCCCGCGATCGGCGCCGGCGTCATCCTGTCGATGATCTGCGACCTGCGCGTCGTCGCGCCCGAGGCGTACTTCCAGTTCCCGGTCGCGAAATACGGGATCGCACTGGACAACTGGAGCATCCGCCGGCTGACGTCGCTGGTCGGGGCCGGCCGGGCGCGCGGCATGCTGCTGGCCGCCGAGCGGCTCACCTCCGAGGTCGCGCTGCAGACCGGGATGGCGAACCGCATCGGCACGCTCGACGACGCCCAGGCGTGGGCGCAGGAGATCGCGGGCTTCGCGCCGCTGGCCCTGCAGCACGCCAAGCGGGTGCTCAACGACGACGGCGCCTACGAGGATCCGTGGCCGGCGCACCAGGAACTGTTCGACAGGGCCTGGGCCAGCCAGGACATCATCGAGGCGCAGGTGGCCCGCATCGAGAAGCGGCCGCCGAGGTTCAAGGGGGCCTGA
- a CDS encoding MBL fold metallo-hydrolase, whose amino-acid sequence MMGSALRFGFGTASVLAGGWVLRALQGTPASLGATPAEIHPVARRSPNYRDGAFVNLEPAAAMSLDAEQGRMLVRELVTGRDSGKPGAPIPIVTPTSSDGDAAGLAAYWHGHSTALIEVDGYRVLTDPIWSDRCSPSRTVGPQRMHEPPVPLEQLPAVDAVLISHDHYDHLDIDTILGLARTQRAPFCVPVGVGAHLRKWGISEARIVELDWNESHRIGELTLVCTPARHFSGRLFTRNTTLWSSWVITGPQHRVFFGGDTGYTASFAEIGSEFGPFDLTLMPVGAYHPAWPDIHMNPEEAVRAHRDMTDVDAGVLLPIHWGTFRLAPHAWAEPVERLLSAAGPAGVRVVVPKPGQRVERGASPPIEPWWQL is encoded by the coding sequence GTGATGGGGTCAGCGCTGCGGTTCGGATTCGGTACGGCCTCGGTGCTGGCCGGCGGCTGGGTACTGCGGGCGCTGCAGGGCACGCCGGCCTCGCTGGGCGCCACCCCCGCCGAGATCCACCCCGTCGCCAGGCGTAGCCCGAACTACCGCGACGGCGCGTTCGTGAACCTGGAACCGGCCGCGGCGATGAGCCTGGACGCCGAACAGGGCCGGATGCTGGTGCGCGAACTGGTCACCGGACGCGACAGCGGAAAACCGGGCGCGCCGATCCCCATCGTCACACCCACCTCCTCCGACGGGGATGCGGCGGGGCTGGCGGCCTACTGGCACGGGCACTCGACCGCGTTGATCGAGGTCGACGGCTACCGCGTGCTCACCGATCCGATCTGGAGCGACCGCTGCTCGCCGTCGCGTACGGTCGGCCCGCAACGCATGCACGAACCCCCGGTGCCGCTGGAACAACTGCCCGCGGTGGACGCGGTGCTGATCAGCCACGACCACTACGACCACCTCGACATCGACACGATCCTCGGCCTCGCGCGCACGCAGCGCGCACCGTTCTGCGTCCCCGTCGGCGTCGGCGCTCACCTGCGCAAGTGGGGTATCTCCGAGGCGCGCATCGTCGAACTCGACTGGAACGAAAGCCACCGGATCGGCGAACTCACGCTCGTGTGCACCCCCGCCCGGCACTTCTCCGGGCGGCTGTTCACCCGCAACACCACGCTGTGGTCGTCGTGGGTGATCACCGGACCGCAGCACCGCGTGTTCTTCGGCGGGGACACCGGCTACACCGCCAGCTTCGCCGAGATCGGTTCGGAATTCGGGCCGTTCGATCTGACGCTGATGCCGGTGGGCGCGTATCACCCGGCGTGGCCGGACATCCACATGAACCCCGAGGAGGCCGTCCGCGCCCACCGGGACATGACCGATGTGGACGCGGGCGTGCTGCTGCCGATCCACTGGGGCACCTTCCGGTTGGCGCCGCACGCCTGGGCCGAACCGGTGGAGCGGCTGCTGTCGGCGGCCGGCCCGGCCGGCGTGCGCGTGGTGGTGCCCAAACCCGGACAGCGTGTGGAGCGTGGCGCGTCACCGCCGATAGAGCCATGGTGGCAGCTCTGA
- a CDS encoding serine hydrolase, whose amino-acid sequence MTAVTRRLLPFVALAAALTLVAGCDSAPTEAPQSTSAKPQSDVPPPLVPAMALPDGAVDNAVAKLDGMVQDLLDKTGIPGMAVAVVHGGKTVYAKGFGVTDVRTGAKVDPDTVFQLASLSKPLGATVVAHQVGQGAVGWDTPIVSKLPWFALSDPAVTQMVTVGDLYSHRSGLPDHAGDLLEDVGYDRRAILERLRQLPLAPFRDSYAYTNFGLTAAAEAVATAAGKPWETLSEEVLYRPLGMTSTSSRFADYEKRPDRAVGHIHVDGRYEPSYIRNADAEGPAGGVSSSANDVAKWLAMVLADGKAGGDQLVDSEALLPALTPQSVSSPASEPAMRTGFYGFGFNVGTSSAARVELSHSGAFELGAGTNFLILPSADVAIVALTNATPAGVPETLTAQFADLVQFGEVREDWYGLYNAAFVAMEKPLGSLVGKQAPANPAPSAPPASLAGVYNNDFWGPATVTEAGGSLGLQVGPGGDVWPLTHWDGNVFTFSFVSENSPPGSVSKATFDGNRLTLEYFDEEHNGVFVR is encoded by the coding sequence GTGACGGCTGTGACTCGCCGACTCCTGCCGTTCGTCGCCCTCGCCGCGGCACTCACCCTGGTCGCAGGGTGTGACTCCGCGCCGACCGAGGCGCCGCAGTCCACCTCGGCGAAACCGCAGTCCGACGTCCCGCCGCCGCTGGTGCCCGCGATGGCGCTGCCCGACGGAGCCGTGGACAACGCCGTCGCGAAACTCGACGGCATGGTTCAGGATCTGCTGGACAAGACCGGTATCCCCGGCATGGCCGTCGCCGTCGTCCATGGTGGAAAAACCGTGTACGCCAAGGGTTTCGGTGTCACCGACGTCAGGACAGGGGCGAAGGTGGATCCGGATACGGTGTTCCAGCTCGCCTCCCTGTCCAAACCGCTGGGCGCCACCGTCGTCGCCCACCAGGTCGGGCAGGGCGCGGTCGGCTGGGACACCCCGATCGTGTCGAAACTGCCGTGGTTCGCGCTGTCGGATCCCGCGGTCACCCAGATGGTCACGGTCGGCGATCTCTACTCGCACCGCTCGGGGCTGCCCGACCATGCCGGTGATCTCCTCGAAGACGTCGGCTACGACCGCCGAGCGATCCTCGAGCGGTTACGTCAGCTGCCGCTGGCGCCGTTCCGAGATTCCTACGCTTACACGAACTTCGGGCTCACCGCCGCCGCGGAGGCGGTCGCCACCGCCGCGGGCAAACCGTGGGAGACGCTCAGCGAGGAGGTGCTGTACCGGCCCCTGGGCATGACGTCGACGAGCTCCCGCTTCGCCGACTACGAGAAACGGCCCGACCGCGCAGTCGGGCACATCCACGTCGACGGCCGCTACGAGCCGAGCTACATCCGCAACGCCGACGCGGAAGGCCCGGCCGGCGGGGTGAGTTCGTCGGCCAACGACGTCGCCAAGTGGCTGGCCATGGTGCTCGCCGACGGTAAGGCAGGCGGTGACCAGCTGGTCGACTCCGAGGCCCTGCTGCCCGCGCTGACGCCGCAGAGCGTGTCGAGTCCGGCCAGCGAACCGGCGATGCGCACCGGCTTCTACGGGTTCGGCTTCAACGTCGGCACCTCGTCGGCCGCGCGCGTCGAGCTCAGCCACTCCGGGGCGTTCGAACTCGGCGCGGGAACGAACTTCCTGATCCTGCCGTCGGCGGACGTGGCGATCGTCGCGCTGACGAACGCGACCCCGGCCGGTGTTCCCGAGACGCTGACCGCCCAGTTCGCCGACCTCGTGCAATTCGGTGAGGTCCGGGAGGACTGGTACGGCCTCTACAACGCGGCGTTCGTCGCCATGGAGAAACCGCTGGGATCGCTGGTCGGCAAGCAGGCGCCGGCCAATCCCGCGCCGTCCGCCCCGCCCGCGTCCCTGGCGGGGGTGTACAACAACGACTTCTGGGGTCCGGCCACCGTCACCGAGGCGGGCGGTTCACTGGGGCTGCAGGTCGGGCCGGGCGGTGACGTCTGGCCGCTGACGCACTGGGACGGCAACGTGTTCACGTTCAGCTTCGTCTCGGAGAATTCCCCGCCGGGTTCGGTGTCCAAGGCCACCTTCGACGGAAACCGCTTGACGCTGGAGTACTTCGACGAGGAGCACAACGGGGTCTTCGTGCGATGA
- a CDS encoding cation-translocating P-type ATPase produces the protein MTAGPALTVAGLTDDEVAHRVAEGKSNDVPTRAARTTSEIVRANVFTRINAILGVLFLIVLSTGSLINGAFGLLIIANSGIGIIQELRAKRTLDRLAIVGQAKPLVRRRSGTQTLTPSDVVLDDIIELGPGDQIVVDGVVVEETNLEVDESLLTGEADPIAKDAGDAVMSGSFVVAGSGAYRATKVGREAYAAKLAEEASKFTLVKSELRSGINQILRFITYLLVPAGLLTIYTQLFTTETGWKRAVLAMVGALVPMVPEGLVLMTSIAFAVGVVRLGRRQCLVNELPAIEGLARVDVVCADKTGTLTENGMRLSGLEAVTADHVEDVLASMAADDTRPNASIQAIAEAYPDPPGWTATAIAPFKSATKWSGVSYGEHGNWVIGAPDVLLDRGSPVAEQAEEIGARGLRVLLVGSTDLPVDDPAAPGTVTPVALVVLEQRVRPDARDTLDYFATQQVSVKVISGDNAVSVGAVAGSLGLRGECMDARQLPQSTGELAETIESHTTFGRVRPDQKRAMVHALQSRGHTVAMTGDGVNDVLALKDADIGVAMGSGSPATRAVAQIVLLDNKFATLPYVVGEGRRVIGNIERVSNLFLTKTVYSVLLAVLVGVAGLASEVFDTDPLLFPFQPIHVTIAAWFTIGIPAFILSLAPNNERAHTGFVRRVMSAALPSGLVVGAATFTSYLLAYQGRAASETEQTQASTAALITLLVTAIWVLAVVARPYEWWRVALVALSALAYVVIFSIPWAQELFILDPTNVRTTAMALGVGVVGAAGIEALWWIQGRLLGDNRRLWRER, from the coding sequence ATGACGGCGGGTCCGGCTCTCACCGTCGCCGGGCTGACCGACGACGAGGTCGCCCACCGCGTCGCCGAGGGCAAGTCCAACGACGTCCCGACGCGGGCGGCACGCACCACCTCGGAGATCGTCCGCGCCAACGTCTTCACCCGCATCAACGCCATCCTCGGCGTGCTGTTCCTCATCGTGCTGTCGACCGGTTCGCTCATCAATGGCGCTTTCGGCCTGCTGATCATCGCCAACAGTGGCATCGGCATCATCCAGGAACTGCGGGCCAAGCGGACGCTGGACAGGCTCGCGATCGTCGGACAGGCGAAACCGTTGGTGCGCAGGCGGTCCGGAACCCAGACTCTGACACCCAGCGACGTCGTGCTCGACGACATCATCGAGCTCGGACCCGGCGACCAGATCGTCGTCGACGGTGTGGTGGTCGAGGAGACCAACCTGGAGGTCGACGAATCCCTGCTCACCGGCGAAGCCGACCCGATCGCCAAAGACGCGGGCGACGCGGTGATGTCGGGCAGTTTCGTGGTGGCCGGCTCCGGCGCCTACCGCGCCACCAAGGTCGGGCGAGAGGCCTATGCCGCGAAACTCGCCGAGGAGGCGAGCAAGTTCACGCTGGTGAAATCCGAACTGCGCAGCGGTATCAACCAGATCCTCCGGTTCATCACCTACCTGCTCGTGCCGGCCGGTCTGCTCACCATCTACACGCAGCTGTTCACCACCGAAACCGGCTGGAAGCGTGCGGTGTTGGCGATGGTCGGCGCACTCGTGCCGATGGTGCCCGAGGGCCTGGTGCTGATGACGTCGATCGCATTCGCCGTCGGCGTGGTCCGGCTGGGCCGGCGCCAGTGCCTGGTCAACGAACTGCCGGCCATCGAGGGCCTGGCCCGGGTCGACGTGGTGTGCGCCGACAAGACGGGCACGCTCACCGAGAACGGGATGCGGTTGTCGGGGCTGGAAGCGGTCACCGCCGACCACGTCGAGGATGTGCTGGCGTCGATGGCCGCCGACGACACCCGGCCGAACGCCAGCATCCAGGCGATCGCCGAGGCGTACCCCGACCCGCCCGGGTGGACCGCCACCGCGATCGCGCCGTTCAAGTCCGCCACCAAGTGGAGCGGGGTCTCCTACGGCGAGCACGGCAACTGGGTGATCGGTGCCCCTGACGTGCTGCTCGACCGCGGCTCGCCGGTCGCCGAGCAGGCCGAAGAGATCGGCGCCCGCGGACTGCGCGTGCTGCTGGTCGGGTCCACCGATCTGCCGGTGGACGATCCGGCCGCCCCGGGCACCGTGACCCCCGTCGCGCTCGTCGTCCTCGAACAGCGGGTGCGACCCGACGCCCGCGACACCCTCGACTACTTCGCCACCCAGCAGGTCTCGGTCAAGGTCATCTCCGGCGACAACGCGGTGTCCGTCGGCGCGGTCGCGGGCTCGCTGGGCCTGCGCGGCGAATGCATGGACGCCCGGCAGCTGCCGCAGTCCACGGGTGAACTGGCCGAGACGATCGAGAGCCACACCACCTTCGGCCGCGTCCGCCCGGACCAGAAGCGGGCGATGGTGCACGCCCTGCAGTCGCGCGGGCACACCGTGGCGATGACCGGCGACGGGGTCAACGACGTCCTCGCGCTCAAGGACGCCGACATCGGCGTGGCGATGGGTTCGGGCAGCCCCGCCACCCGCGCGGTCGCCCAGATCGTGCTGCTGGACAACAAGTTCGCCACCCTGCCGTACGTGGTCGGTGAGGGTCGCCGGGTGATCGGCAACATCGAACGCGTCTCGAACCTGTTCCTCACCAAGACCGTCTACTCGGTGCTGCTGGCGGTTCTCGTCGGGGTGGCGGGTCTGGCGTCCGAGGTGTTCGACACCGATCCGCTGTTGTTCCCGTTCCAGCCGATCCACGTGACGATCGCGGCGTGGTTCACCATCGGCATCCCGGCGTTCATCCTGTCGCTGGCGCCCAACAACGAGCGGGCGCACACCGGGTTCGTACGGCGGGTGATGAGCGCGGCGCTTCCGTCGGGTCTGGTGGTGGGCGCCGCGACGTTCACCTCGTACCTGCTGGCCTATCAGGGCCGCGCCGCCAGTGAGACCGAGCAGACGCAGGCCTCCACCGCGGCGCTCATCACGTTGCTGGTGACAGCGATCTGGGTGCTGGCCGTGGTGGCCCGGCCCTACGAGTGGTGGCGGGTGGCGCTCGTCGCGCTGTCGGCGTTGGCGTACGTGGTGATCTTCTCGATCCCGTGGGCTCAGGAGCTGTTCATCCTCGACCCGACGAATGTGCGGACCACAGCCATGGCGCTCGGTGTCGGGGTGGTGGGCGCGGCGGGCATCGAGGCCCTCTGGTGGATCCAGGGGAGGTTGCTCGGCGACAACCGGCGGTTGTGGCGCGAACGGTAG
- a CDS encoding antitoxin — translation MAFLDKVKNWVSKNPDKAGSAIEKAGDLFDQKTQGRYSDKVNKAQSAARNYVDKNTPPGQGPINPPQPPRQP, via the coding sequence ATGGCATTCCTCGACAAAGTGAAGAACTGGGTGTCGAAGAACCCCGACAAGGCCGGCAGCGCGATCGAGAAGGCCGGCGACCTCTTCGACCAGAAGACGCAGGGGCGCTACTCCGACAAGGTGAACAAGGCCCAGAGCGCGGCCCGCAACTACGTCGACAAGAACACCCCGCCCGGCCAGGGCCCCATCAACCCTCCGCAGCCGCCGAGGCAGCCCTGA
- a CDS encoding type II toxin-antitoxin system Rv0910 family toxin, whose amino-acid sequence MAKLSVSVDVPLPPEKAWECASDLSRYKEWLSIHRVWRSKLPETLDKGAQIDSIVEVMGMATRVHWTIVHYKPPQAMTLNGDGKGGVKVKLLGKVKPSETGDGSTVTFDIHLGGPALFGPIGMVVAGALKSDIRESLERFKSVFAPA is encoded by the coding sequence ATGGCCAAACTGTCCGTCTCCGTCGATGTCCCACTACCGCCGGAGAAGGCGTGGGAGTGCGCCTCCGATCTGTCGCGGTACAAGGAATGGCTGTCCATCCACCGGGTGTGGCGGTCGAAGCTGCCCGAAACGCTGGACAAGGGCGCCCAGATCGACTCCATCGTCGAGGTGATGGGGATGGCCACCCGCGTGCACTGGACCATCGTCCATTACAAGCCGCCGCAGGCGATGACGCTCAACGGCGACGGCAAGGGCGGGGTGAAGGTGAAGCTGCTGGGGAAGGTGAAGCCGTCGGAGACCGGTGACGGTTCGACCGTCACCTTCGACATCCACCTCGGTGGGCCCGCGCTGTTCGGGCCGATCGGCATGGTGGTCGCCGGCGCCCTCAAGAGCGACATCCGTGAGTCGCTGGAGAGGTTCAAGTCGGTCTTCGCGCCTGCCTAG